The Polaribacter tangerinus genome has a segment encoding these proteins:
- a CDS encoding type III polyketide synthase, producing MSVKITSVAKQLPKFYRETKDIIPFVQLWMQGQETRFQRKVIKLFEGAGVDKRYSIMDPEEVFTATSFQDKNDIYKREVTELAEKALQKSLDKAALKPTDIDYIISVSCTGIMIPSVDAYLINSLGMRQDIVRLPVTEMGCAAGVSGIIYAKNFLKANPNKRAAVIAVEAPTATFQLDDYSMTNIVSAAIFGDGASAVILSSYEEDKGPKIIDEAMYHFYDATNMMGFKLVNTGLQMILDKAVPQKIADHFPAIVHPFLEKNNLSIAAIDHLIFHPGGKKIVQTVEDLFGVLGKNINDTKEVLRLYGNMSSATVLYVLERFMDKNPAPNTYGLMLSFGPGFSAQRILLKW from the coding sequence ATGAGTGTAAAAATTACTTCTGTTGCAAAGCAATTGCCAAAATTTTATAGAGAAACTAAAGACATTATTCCGTTTGTACAACTATGGATGCAAGGTCAAGAAACTCGTTTTCAAAGAAAGGTTATTAAACTTTTTGAAGGTGCAGGCGTAGACAAACGTTATTCTATTATGGATCCGGAAGAGGTTTTTACCGCAACTTCTTTTCAAGATAAAAACGATATTTATAAGAGAGAAGTTACCGAATTAGCAGAAAAAGCACTCCAAAAATCATTAGATAAAGCTGCATTAAAACCGACAGATATCGATTATATTATTTCTGTAAGTTGTACCGGAATTATGATTCCGTCTGTAGATGCATATTTGATAAATTCTTTGGGTATGAGGCAAGATATTGTGCGTTTACCAGTAACAGAAATGGGTTGTGCAGCAGGAGTTTCGGGAATTATTTATGCTAAAAACTTTTTAAAAGCAAATCCGAATAAAAGGGCTGCTGTAATTGCCGTAGAAGCACCAACGGCAACGTTTCAGTTAGATGATTATTCGATGACAAATATTGTTAGTGCTGCAATTTTTGGCGATGGTGCCTCGGCAGTAATTCTGTCTTCTTACGAAGAAGATAAAGGACCAAAAATTATAGACGAAGCAATGTATCATTTTTATGATGCTACTAATATGATGGGTTTTAAATTGGTTAATACAGGTTTGCAAATGATTTTAGACAAAGCGGTTCCACAAAAAATTGCCGACCATTTTCCTGCAATTGTTCATCCTTTTTTAGAGAAAAATAATTTATCAATAGCGGCAATAGATCATTTAATTTTTCATCCCGGAGGGAAAAAGATTGTGCAAACTGTAGAGGATTTATTTGGTGTTTTAGGTAAAAATATAAACGACACAAAAGAAGTTTTACGACTATATGGCAATATGTCTAGCGCAACTGTTTTATATGTTTTAGAGCGATTTATGGATAAAAACCCTGCACCAAATACCTATGGGTTAATGTTGAGTTTTGGACCAGGTTTCTCTGCTCAACGTATTTTACTAAAGTGGTAA
- a CDS encoding UDP-2,3-diacylglucosamine diphosphatase, with the protein MISITTSENKKVFFASDQHLGAPSAKESLPREKRFVAWLDEIKDQAEAIFLLGDLFDFWFEYKKVVPKGFVRTLGKLAEIKDAGVPIYFFVGNHDLWMQDYFKKELNIPVFHSPIEFVINNKIFLIGHGDGLGPGDIGYKRMKKVFTFPFFKWVFKWLHPDIGVQLGQYMSVKNKLISGDEDARFLGEDNEWLVQYCKKKLTEKHYDYFIFGHRHLPLEIALSENSTYINLGDWIQYFTYGEFKKTFKLLKNTP; encoded by the coding sequence ATGATTTCTATAACGACCTCCGAAAATAAAAAAGTTTTTTTTGCCTCAGACCAACACTTAGGCGCTCCTTCTGCTAAAGAAAGTTTGCCAAGAGAAAAAAGGTTTGTTGCTTGGTTAGATGAAATTAAAGACCAAGCAGAAGCCATATTTTTATTAGGAGATTTGTTTGACTTTTGGTTCGAGTATAAAAAAGTTGTTCCGAAAGGGTTTGTAAGAACTCTAGGTAAATTAGCAGAAATTAAAGACGCTGGAGTCCCTATTTATTTCTTTGTTGGAAACCATGATTTATGGATGCAAGACTATTTTAAAAAAGAGCTAAACATACCCGTATTTCATAGTCCTATAGAATTTGTTATCAATAATAAGATATTTCTAATTGGTCATGGTGATGGTTTAGGTCCGGGAGACATTGGCTATAAGAGAATGAAAAAAGTTTTTACCTTTCCTTTTTTTAAATGGGTATTTAAATGGCTTCATCCAGATATTGGCGTACAGCTTGGGCAGTACATGTCTGTAAAAAATAAGTTAATTTCTGGTGATGAAGACGCACGCTTTTTGGGCGAAGACAATGAGTGGCTTGTTCAATATTGTAAGAAAAAATTAACCGAAAAACACTACGATTACTTTATTTTCGGACACAGACACTTGCCGTTAGAAATTGCTTTAAGTGAAAATTCTACCTATATAAACCTGGGCGATTGGATTCAGTATTTTACTTATGGTGAATTTAAAAAAACATTTAAGCTTTTAAAAAATACGCCATAA
- a CDS encoding S41 family peptidase produces MNKKNTPFYLSIAVVFGVVIGLSLNGNSKSLLSFSKKSSQEQKIKRLINFIENDYVDNVSTDNLLDGAIREMLGELDPHSVYIPKENLQAIQENMQGKFVGIGVQFRLISDTITVIQPIKNGPSIKVGIKAGDRILMANKDTLFGKNLFSNSIPKYLKGAPNTKVNLQIYRKSNDSLFNVTVTRGNVNIKSVDVAYMINDSLGYIKLNRFARNTYTEFKSSLNDLLKNGMTNLVLDLRGNGGGFIDIANSIVDEFLEDKKLIVFTKNNKGIVNKSFATKKGVFENGGLYVLIDEESASASEIVAGALQDNDKGTIIGRRSFGKGLVQVEMDLGDGSAVRLTTARYYTPTGRSIQKPYKKQTNKNYFREFEERFENGELLNKDSIKIVDSLKFKTPKGKIVYGGGGIVPDVFVPIDTTDYMHRFYFNTLNDFAFEYVDNNRKKLEKWTINAFLDNFDKDEKVYKKYLKTLKNKNPFANKTKQSIQKYLKTAVANILFGDVGFYRTTHIEDKMLLKVLELETKKE; encoded by the coding sequence ATGAATAAAAAAAACACCCCTTTTTACCTATCTATCGCTGTTGTTTTCGGAGTTGTTATTGGCTTATCTCTTAACGGAAATAGTAAAAGTTTACTTTCTTTTTCTAAAAAATCGTCGCAAGAGCAAAAAATAAAAAGACTCATCAATTTTATTGAAAATGATTATGTAGACAATGTTAGTACAGACAACCTTTTAGATGGTGCAATAAGAGAAATGTTAGGCGAATTAGACCCACATTCTGTTTACATTCCAAAAGAAAATCTGCAAGCTATTCAAGAAAACATGCAAGGTAAGTTTGTAGGGATTGGAGTACAGTTTAGGTTAATATCAGACACAATTACCGTAATACAACCCATAAAAAATGGCCCTAGTATTAAAGTTGGTATTAAAGCCGGAGATAGAATTTTAATGGCGAATAAAGACACTTTATTCGGTAAAAATTTATTTAGTAATAGTATTCCTAAATATTTAAAAGGTGCTCCGAATACCAAAGTAAACCTACAAATTTACAGAAAAAGTAACGATTCTCTTTTTAATGTTACGGTAACTCGTGGTAATGTAAATATAAAAAGTGTAGATGTAGCATACATGATAAACGACTCGCTTGGCTATATAAAATTAAATAGATTTGCACGAAATACGTACACAGAATTTAAATCTTCTTTGAATGACCTTTTAAAAAACGGTATGACAAATTTAGTTTTAGATCTTCGTGGAAACGGTGGTGGTTTTATAGATATTGCCAATAGTATTGTTGATGAGTTTTTAGAGGATAAAAAACTAATTGTATTTACAAAAAATAATAAAGGAATAGTAAATAAATCTTTTGCCACAAAAAAAGGCGTTTTTGAAAACGGTGGCTTATATGTTTTAATTGACGAAGAATCTGCTTCTGCCTCTGAAATTGTTGCAGGAGCACTACAAGATAATGACAAAGGTACTATTATAGGAAGACGCTCTTTCGGTAAAGGACTAGTACAGGTAGAAATGGATTTAGGAGACGGCTCTGCTGTAAGGTTAACTACTGCGAGGTACTATACCCCAACAGGACGATCTATACAAAAACCCTACAAAAAGCAAACTAATAAAAATTATTTTAGAGAATTCGAAGAAAGGTTTGAAAACGGAGAATTACTAAACAAAGACAGTATAAAAATTGTAGATTCTTTGAAGTTTAAAACTCCGAAGGGAAAAATTGTTTATGGCGGTGGCGGTATTGTACCAGACGTTTTTGTACCTATCGATACAACAGACTATATGCATCGTTTTTACTTTAACACTCTTAATGATTTTGCTTTTGAATATGTAGATAATAACCGAAAAAAATTAGAAAAATGGACTATCAATGCTTTTTTAGATAATTTTGATAAAGACGAAAAAGTCTATAAAAAATACCTAAAAACGCTAAAAAATAAAAATCCTTTTGCTAATAAAACAAAACAAAGTATTCAGAAATACTTAAAAACTGCAGTTGCAAACATTCTTTTTGGAGATGTTGGCTTCTACAGAACCACACACATAGAAGATAAAATGCTATTAAAAGTATTAGAGTTGGAAACTAAAAAGGAATAA
- a CDS encoding deoxycytidylate deaminase, translating to MTAEKQLKYDKAYLKMAYEWGKLSHCKRKQVGALIVKDRMIISDGFNGTPTGFDNCCEDENGITKWEVLHAEANAILKVASSTQSAKGATLYITLSPCTQCSKLIHQAGIKRVVYANSYRDTSGIAFLEKAGVQISYLPYE from the coding sequence ATGACAGCAGAAAAACAATTAAAATATGATAAAGCCTATTTAAAAATGGCTTACGAATGGGGAAAATTATCGCACTGTAAACGCAAACAAGTAGGGGCGCTTATAGTGAAAGACAGAATGATAATTTCAGATGGTTTTAATGGTACTCCAACTGGTTTCGATAATTGTTGCGAAGATGAAAACGGTATTACTAAATGGGAAGTTTTACATGCAGAAGCAAATGCTATTTTAAAAGTAGCTAGCTCTACACAGTCTGCAAAAGGAGCTACTCTTTATATTACTTTATCGCCCTGCACACAATGCAGCAAACTCATTCACCAAGCAGGTATAAAAAGAGTTGTTTATGCCAATTCTTACCGAGACACCTCGGGAATTGCTTTTTTAGAAAAAGCTGGAGTACAAATATCTTACTTGCCTTATGAATAA
- a CDS encoding HupE/UreJ family protein yields the protein MEEFILYFKMGLNHVLDFSAYDHILFLIVLAVVFSFNQWKKVLWLVTLFTVGHSVTLALSAFGILKVNSNLIEFLIPLTIFITGVINVITAKKSSLGKENTNLIFALFFGLVHGLGFSNYFKMMVGKEEDKIFPLLEFALGIEAAQIIIVVGILIIGTLLQNFFKVTRRDWILVCSSIVIGFAIQMMLDRVFWV from the coding sequence ATGGAAGAATTTATACTATATTTTAAAATGGGCTTGAATCACGTATTAGATTTTAGCGCCTATGACCACATTTTATTTTTAATTGTACTGGCTGTTGTTTTTAGTTTTAATCAATGGAAAAAAGTCCTTTGGTTGGTTACTCTTTTTACAGTCGGGCATTCTGTTACATTGGCTTTATCTGCTTTTGGAATCTTAAAAGTAAACAGTAACTTAATAGAGTTTCTAATACCTTTAACTATTTTTATAACTGGGGTAATTAATGTAATAACAGCAAAAAAATCTTCTTTAGGAAAGGAAAATACCAACCTTATTTTTGCCCTCTTTTTTGGCCTTGTTCACGGTCTTGGTTTTTCTAACTATTTTAAAATGATGGTTGGTAAAGAAGAAGACAAAATTTTTCCTTTATTAGAGTTTGCGCTAGGTATTGAAGCCGCACAAATAATAATTGTTGTAGGAATTTTAATAATTGGTACTTTATTACAAAACTTTTTTAAGGTTACGCGCAGAGATTGGATATTAGTTTGCTCTTCTATTGTAATCGGTTTTGCCATTCAAATGATGCTAGACCGTGTGTTTTGGGTTTAG
- a CDS encoding sugar MFS transporter: MQLSKNSVAILIIAGLFFIFGFVTWINGALIPFMKTINELTESQSYLVASASYISFVVMALPASAILQKIGYKKGMSLGLFIMAIGALIFISAASARTYWVFLAGIFIQGLGMTILQTASNPYITILGPIESGAKRIAIMGIANKMAGALGSLIFGALLLSGIDETKQKLATASISEKNVLLDTMANSVYIPYIVMAIVLFLLAYFIRKAPLPEVEATTVEEQEKGQTVKTSIFQFSNLWLGVLALFVYVGAEVIAGDTIISYGISLGFTGEEAKYFTTYTLLAMVFTYALGVFLIPKYVRQKTALIASAILGILLSVCIINTTGFISVVFVAALGVANALVWPAVWPLTLDGLGKFTKKASALLVMAISGGAIIPPLYGRMVDTNTQKLIANGVSDTTALSTAANNSYYILIPCYVIILFFAVYGHKIKSWRV; this comes from the coding sequence ATGCAGTTAAGTAAAAATAGCGTTGCCATTCTAATTATAGCCGGTTTATTTTTTATTTTTGGTTTTGTAACTTGGATAAACGGAGCATTAATTCCGTTTATGAAAACGATTAACGAGTTAACAGAGTCTCAGTCTTATTTAGTAGCATCTGCTTCCTATATTTCTTTTGTTGTAATGGCTTTACCAGCTTCTGCCATTTTACAAAAAATAGGCTATAAGAAAGGGATGTCTTTAGGTTTATTTATTATGGCAATTGGCGCGTTAATTTTTATATCAGCAGCTTCTGCAAGGACTTATTGGGTATTTTTAGCTGGTATTTTTATACAAGGCTTAGGCATGACTATTTTACAAACTGCTTCTAACCCTTATATAACTATTTTAGGCCCTATAGAAAGTGGTGCAAAGCGAATTGCCATTATGGGAATAGCAAATAAAATGGCAGGCGCCTTAGGGTCTTTAATTTTTGGGGCTTTATTATTGTCTGGCATCGATGAAACCAAACAAAAATTAGCTACTGCATCAATATCAGAAAAAAATGTTCTTTTAGATACCATGGCAAATAGTGTTTACATACCTTACATTGTAATGGCAATAGTATTATTTTTATTGGCATATTTTATTCGAAAAGCTCCTTTGCCAGAGGTAGAGGCAACAACAGTCGAAGAGCAAGAAAAAGGACAAACAGTAAAAACAAGTATTTTTCAATTTTCAAATTTATGGTTGGGTGTTTTGGCACTTTTTGTTTATGTTGGTGCAGAGGTTATAGCGGGAGATACTATTATTTCTTATGGTATTTCTCTAGGATTTACAGGAGAGGAAGCAAAATATTTTACTACTTACACACTTTTGGCAATGGTGTTTACTTATGCGTTGGGTGTTTTTTTAATTCCTAAATATGTTCGTCAAAAAACAGCTTTAATTGCAAGTGCCATATTAGGCATTCTGTTAAGCGTTTGTATTATAAATACTACGGGTTTTATTTCAGTTGTTTTTGTGGCTGCCTTGGGAGTTGCAAACGCTTTGGTTTGGCCAGCAGTTTGGCCATTAACATTAGATGGATTGGGTAAATTTACCAAAAAAGCTTCTGCACTATTAGTAATGGCTATTTCTGGCGGAGCTATAATTCCTCCTTTATATGGTAGAATGGTAGATACGAATACACAAAAATTAATAGCAAATGGTGTTTCAGATACTACTGCTTTATCAACCGCAGCAAATAATAGTTATTATATTTTAATACCTTGTTATGTTATTATTTTATTTTTTGCAGTCTATGGCCATAAGATAAAAAGTTGGCGAGTGTAG
- a CDS encoding LacI family DNA-binding transcriptional regulator, whose translation MNKKKTTIKDIANVLNISAAAVSKALHNDSRISDKTKKAVKQVAENLNYQPNHLASALRSGKSKLVGVIVPRTNSHFFSSIIQKIEEVLNKKGYQIIITHSNESYQKECANIDTLLFTQVDGIIASMANETTDLSYFEKIKSKGIPLILFDRGENNLNVDYIGIDDYNSSMLIVSHLVSEGCKRIAHIGGFKHTRIYNNRIRGYIDALKKYNLPLDSELLTESGLTIEDGRKKMLQLLRLKDKPDAVYVAGDYAALGALQILKEKNIKVPEDIALVGFGNEPFTDMVTPRISSINQHSETIGKLAAETFLRHAKKKIVQQDLNKQILEATLIIRASSNKKTSLTM comes from the coding sequence ATGAATAAAAAGAAAACTACCATAAAAGATATTGCCAACGTTTTAAACATTTCTGCAGCTGCTGTTTCTAAAGCACTTCATAACGACTCTAGAATTAGCGATAAAACAAAAAAAGCAGTAAAACAAGTTGCAGAAAACCTAAATTACCAACCAAACCATCTAGCTAGTGCTTTGCGAAGTGGAAAATCCAAATTAGTAGGCGTAATTGTACCCCGTACAAATAGTCATTTTTTTTCTTCTATAATTCAGAAAATTGAAGAAGTTTTAAATAAAAAAGGGTACCAAATAATTATTACTCATTCTAACGAATCATATCAGAAAGAGTGTGCTAATATAGATACTCTTTTATTTACTCAAGTTGATGGTATTATAGCTTCAATGGCAAATGAAACTACAGATTTATCGTATTTTGAAAAAATTAAATCGAAAGGCATACCCTTAATTCTTTTTGATAGAGGTGAAAATAATTTAAATGTAGATTATATTGGGATAGACGATTACAACAGCAGCATGTTAATAGTGTCTCATCTTGTAAGTGAAGGCTGTAAAAGAATTGCCCATATAGGTGGGTTTAAGCATACAAGAATTTATAATAACAGAATACGTGGATATATAGATGCTCTTAAAAAATACAATTTACCTTTAGATTCGGAACTTCTTACAGAAAGCGGTTTAACTATAGAAGACGGTAGAAAAAAAATGTTACAACTTTTAAGATTAAAAGATAAACCAGACGCTGTTTATGTTGCTGGTGATTATGCTGCTTTGGGTGCTTTACAAATATTGAAGGAAAAGAATATAAAGGTACCAGAAGATATCGCATTAGTTGGCTTTGGAAACGAACCTTTTACAGATATGGTTACTCCAAGAATTTCGAGTATTAATCAGCATAGTGAAACTATTGGAAAATTGGCTGCCGAAACATTTTTAAGACATGCCAAAAAGAAAATTGTTCAGCAAGATTTGAACAAACAAATTTTAGAGGCTACACTTATCATTAGAGCTTCATCCAATAAAAAAACCTCTCTTACTATGTAG
- a CDS encoding sugar kinase codes for MGKVVTFGEIMLRLAPQGFLRFSQANNFDVIYGGGESNVAVSLANYGVSVDFVTRLPKNDIGECAMMEMRKRGVNVDKIVWGGDRLGIYFLETGAVSRGSKVVYDRAHSAIAEIASGMIDWDSVFEGVEWFHWTGITPAISQGAADVCLEALKVASKKGITISTDLNYRAKLWKYCDAAHREKIMTELTSYCDIVLGNEEDAEMHFGIKPAGISVQTEGHNVKAEAFLSVCEQMMKKFPRAKKVITTLRGSISASHNTWAGVLYDGKQLLQTRQYQITDIVDRVGGGDSFMGGLIYGLLKYPDNDQNALDFAVAASALKHTIKGDANLVTVAEVEKLMGGDASGRVAR; via the coding sequence ATGGGTAAAGTAGTAACATTCGGAGAAATCATGTTAAGATTAGCTCCTCAAGGATTTTTAAGATTTTCACAAGCAAATAATTTTGATGTAATTTATGGTGGGGGAGAGTCTAATGTGGCCGTTTCACTAGCAAATTACGGAGTATCAGTAGACTTTGTAACGCGTTTACCAAAAAATGACATTGGAGAGTGCGCCATGATGGAAATGAGAAAACGTGGCGTTAATGTAGATAAGATAGTTTGGGGTGGAGATCGATTAGGAATTTATTTCTTAGAAACCGGTGCGGTATCTCGTGGTTCTAAGGTAGTTTATGATAGAGCACATTCTGCAATTGCTGAAATAGCGTCTGGTATGATAGATTGGGACAGCGTTTTTGAGGGTGTAGAATGGTTTCATTGGACTGGTATTACCCCAGCAATTTCTCAAGGAGCAGCAGATGTTTGTTTAGAGGCTCTAAAAGTAGCTAGTAAGAAAGGAATTACTATATCTACAGATTTAAATTACAGAGCAAAATTATGGAAATATTGTGATGCAGCTCATAGAGAAAAAATAATGACAGAGCTTACATCTTACTGCGATATTGTATTAGGTAATGAAGAAGATGCAGAGATGCATTTTGGAATAAAACCAGCAGGAATATCAGTACAAACAGAGGGGCATAATGTAAAAGCAGAAGCTTTTTTATCTGTTTGTGAACAGATGATGAAAAAATTTCCTCGTGCTAAAAAAGTAATTACAACTTTAAGAGGATCTATATCTGCTTCTCATAATACATGGGCTGGTGTTTTATATGATGGTAAACAATTGCTTCAAACTCGTCAATACCAAATTACAGATATTGTAGATAGAGTCGGTGGAGGAGATTCGTTTATGGGAGGTTTAATTTATGGATTGTTAAAGTACCCAGACAATGATCAGAATGCTTTAGATTTTGCCGTAGCTGCATCTGCATTAAAGCATACTATTAAAGGAGACGCCAATTTAGTAACCGTAGCAGAGGTTGAAAAATTAATGGGTGGAGATGCTTCTGGAAGAGTTGCGAGATAG
- a CDS encoding bifunctional 4-hydroxy-2-oxoglutarate aldolase/2-dehydro-3-deoxy-phosphogluconate aldolase, producing the protein MAQYSRLEVAQVMKDSGMVPLFYHSDLEVSKKVLTSCYKGGARLLEFTARGDFAHEVFRELVKYVTKELPGMIMGVGSVTDAAAASRFMALGANFIVTPVLREDIAIVCNRRKVLWSPGCGTLTEIARAEELGCEIVKLFPGDIYGPQFVKGIKGPQPWTSIMPTGGVSPTKENLEGWFKAGVTCVGMGSKLMAKDSHGNFDYQKIEEATKNALAIIKSLR; encoded by the coding sequence ATGGCACAGTATTCAAGATTAGAAGTTGCGCAAGTAATGAAAGATTCCGGAATGGTACCTTTGTTTTACCACAGTGATTTAGAAGTGAGTAAAAAGGTACTAACATCATGTTATAAAGGAGGAGCAAGATTGCTTGAATTTACAGCAAGAGGAGATTTTGCGCACGAAGTATTTAGAGAACTCGTTAAATATGTTACTAAAGAACTACCTGGTATGATTATGGGCGTTGGTTCTGTAACAGATGCAGCGGCAGCATCTAGGTTTATGGCTTTAGGAGCTAATTTTATTGTAACTCCTGTTTTAAGAGAAGATATAGCAATTGTTTGTAATCGAAGAAAAGTATTATGGTCTCCTGGTTGTGGTACTTTAACAGAAATTGCTCGAGCAGAAGAATTGGGATGTGAAATTGTAAAATTATTTCCTGGAGATATTTACGGCCCTCAATTTGTTAAAGGTATAAAAGGACCTCAACCATGGACAAGCATTATGCCAACAGGAGGAGTTTCTCCCACAAAAGAAAATTTAGAAGGATGGTTTAAGGCAGGTGTAACTTGTGTGGGTATGGGTTCTAAATTAATGGCAAAAGACAGTCATGGAAACTTTGACTACCAAAAAATTGAAGAAGCCACTAAAAATGCATTGGCAATTATTAAATCTTTAAGATAA
- a CDS encoding DMT family transporter, giving the protein MILSVLAFAIMNAIVKYLSTFNVYQIVFFRTIGTLCFTIPIVIKNKIPFFGTHKKLLLLRGLIGVISLTCFFESLHYLAVGTAVSLRYTAPIFAAFFAFIFLKEKIKPVQWLLFILAFIGVLIIKGFGKNVNSIGLVLVLTSAFFMGLIFVVIRKIGLKEHPLVIINYFMIMAFVFGGFMCLGNWNAPNGIEWLLLLSLGVFGYIGQLYMTKAFQVGKTATVAPLKYLEVIFTLLIGVFWFQDIYTIFTLLGILLILLSLFYNIYASKK; this is encoded by the coding sequence ATGATATTAAGTGTTTTAGCATTTGCTATTATGAATGCAATTGTTAAATATCTGAGTACTTTTAATGTATATCAAATTGTTTTTTTTAGAACTATTGGTACACTATGCTTTACCATTCCTATAGTTATTAAAAATAAAATTCCTTTTTTCGGAACTCATAAAAAACTCTTGCTATTAAGAGGTTTAATAGGAGTAATTTCTTTAACTTGTTTTTTTGAATCTTTACATTATTTAGCTGTTGGTACTGCTGTTTCTTTGCGTTACACTGCTCCAATTTTTGCAGCATTTTTTGCTTTTATTTTTTTAAAAGAAAAAATTAAACCAGTGCAATGGCTCCTTTTTATATTGGCATTTATAGGGGTATTAATTATTAAGGGTTTTGGTAAAAATGTAAACTCTATAGGTTTAGTTTTAGTGTTAACTTCTGCATTTTTTATGGGTTTAATTTTTGTTGTAATTCGTAAAATCGGTTTAAAAGAACATCCGTTGGTAATTATCAATTATTTTATGATTATGGCTTTTGTTTTTGGAGGATTTATGTGTTTAGGTAATTGGAACGCACCCAATGGTATTGAGTGGTTATTATTGTTAAGTTTAGGTGTTTTTGGTTATATAGGTCAGTTGTATATGACAAAGGCATTTCAAGTTGGTAAAACTGCTACTGTAGCCCCTTTAAAGTATTTAGAAGTTATTTTTACTCTTTTAATAGGAGTATTTTGGTTTCAAGATATATACACAATCTTTACATTACTTGGTATACTTCTAATACTACTTAGTTTATTTTATAATATTTATGCAAGCAAAAAATAG